The Theobroma cacao cultivar B97-61/B2 chromosome 2, Criollo_cocoa_genome_V2, whole genome shotgun sequence genome includes the window AGATGATTTCTATTCGTTATTTTCATACTCTATAGCAAAAACAACTAGGTGAAAAGGTTgaaaatttggtcatttgaGAAGGGTCTGACTAGATACAGGCCggcaatttgaaaatttggtCACTTTGGTAGTGTCGTCCAAAAAGATATAGAGGGTCACCACTTCCATGTTTTAGGAATCAACCAAGTAGTCATTTATTTCTGCGCTAAATATGATACATTTTGACCCAATAAGGACTCTGTTGACTCTTAATGATTGTTGCTTTGGGAGAACTCGGTCCTGCATCCTCTGGTAGGTAATCCTATGTATATCCTGTGGCAAGAACTGTATGCATAACATCCGCTCAGAAACTTGTGAATATAATATACATTATTCCATGTTAAAAAGACAACAACAAATTTTGGTACCTAAAAGAAGCTAAGAATTTCTTGCACAGGTGGAGCACGAACTTTGTGTTCACCTCATATACCGATAAAGTAAAGTCTATTAATGGAATAGGCAAGCAGCATTTTATTTCGCAAATAACCAGTTCCCAACTTATTTTCATAGGTAGCTGGCCACTGGGAACAAAACTTTACTCTATATTTCAGTATGAATAACTAGATACATTTAATTACGTATCCAAATTAGCGTCAAATTAAGTTCAACTTGGCTTCTAGATAGCTAGTAAAGTAGAAATTAAACAATGTAAAACATGTTCCGGCCACAAAGAGCCAGCAGTTCTTTTTAGTTAAAAACAATTCAGGGTTGACCAAATGCGgattaaggaaaaaaattccaaTGCTCACCATGAAGAAAACGCGTTAAACTTTGGAGTCACCGGTTTGTTTTCTTGCGGCAAAAGTATATTTAAGAGCAGTGTTCAAACTGGTTCAAACTGTCGCATAAATGTTACATTCCTTACTATATATACATATCCTTATGCATTGACTTTGCTTGAAGCCTTGAACTACCCACCCGTGGGCTGTGTACACATTTCAGTTCTTGTCTATTCCACATTTGGGTCATTGCCATGAATTGTTCCTTCGCTTCAAGCCTGAGCGATGCCAAACCATTTCTTTCCCATGTAAGATCTCATAAACCTCAAGGGAAACCCATCTTGACTGCTTTTTCCTGCAGAGCTTGTGAAAAGGATCAGAGCACCAACTTCTATAAGGTTCTTTCTCTGAACTCGAACCAGGCAAGCATTGATGAGATAAAGAAAGCTTACAGAACCATGGGTCTTCAACATCACCCTGACGTATGTCATCCTTTCAAGAAAGATGAATCAACGAGGATGTTTGTTCAATTGCATGCGGCTTATAAGACCCTGTCAGATCCTGTGTTGCGTGAAGAGTATGACTGCATATTGAGTTCCAggaattttgaaggaaaattcAGGGCCGATTTTGCAGATCACTATTCGAGAATCAGGTGGCAGGAACAAATTCAAGAGTTAAAAAGGAGGTCCAGCTACCGTATGGAACAAAAGGAAATATCCTGGGGCAATCGGATGAGGGCTAAGAACAATGAGAAGAGGGACAAGTGATTTGGctatttcttgatttcttaacaaggtatttgttatttgttttatgaTTCTTAGAGATGTAATTGATTTTAACTCATTCTTTTGAAGTGCTCTTTAAATGTATGATTATCAAcgtatatattatatatatgaaaaagaaattaaacctTTGGTTCATTGCTGCTATTGTTAATTCTTGTGGTTTCAGCAAATCTTtgattcatttttaattttcttataagCACTAATTGATCCATTGTTTTCCCGTTATATTTTGGATAAACAATTGAATAATATGACAGGGAAAAGCACCATGGAATTAAGACAAAATAAATTGAGCATTAGATTCAAACCCAAATAAAAAACGACAAAaggaaaaccaaaatttttcttgctttattttctttctcaataaAGAAAGAcaacagaaaaaaaagttaaattatgcaattaatttctatactttataaaaaatatagattTAGTTcttaaatgataatttttataaattgagtctttatatttttttaatttgttaatttcactttttaactccaaatttttaaattttctctattaaatatattgacgTAATACTTTAATCAATTgatgtgatattttttattgacaTGACATTAACTATATGCTAATATGACGAAACTACTAACATAGCACATGTTGATGTGGcaaaaatattgatataacaattgttaaaaaaaattttgaaattaaaattttaattacttctaaataaaaaataaatgttacAAATAGCTTGTTGAAACGGtacaaatattaataaactaaTTCAATCCTtcagtgttttttttttttttgaagtaaGAGTAATTTCATTGCAAATACAGGAATCCATACAAAAGTCTCCTAGCAAGAGGAGACACAACCCAACGCTTGtaacaacaacaaaatcagGATGGCTGCAAAAGACCTTCACACAGAACCAATTGCCTATGAGAGCCATGTTCACATCTTCTGTTGGCAAGAAATCAGAGCCATACCCATAGGCTTGAAGTTTAGAGAATCTTTTGCTTCAACCTAAACCCTTCCACCAATCTTTAGCTGAAGGCATGGTCAAAGTAGAATCAATTGCTGGCTCAAAAAGCAAAACTAGCAAGCACATTGGATATATTGCCAAACAACttaataatttgattgattGATTTATCAAGCCCTTTATTGCCTCTGGTGTCCTTCTTTACAAGCTTTGCTTCATTTTTCTTGCCCGTTGGAATGGCTTTTATAAGGATAACAGATGCGTTTCCCTTTCATGATTTTCGAAGTACTCTGGAGAAAGGGAACCTCTTTCTGACAAAGATAacacaaaaatagaaaaaatctcctttttctttttccttctctaaAATCCCAATCCcaattcatttttcaagtCCCTTCAGATAAGACAGTTTCAAGCCTCCTTAgataaatagagaaaaaacTTTGATTAGATATAACCACTTTCCTGTTTTtcaatttgatctaaattttgtaatatttcTTATTTCGGGCTAAAAAAGGAATTGTAATTCcctttaattattgttttgaaaaagaaaaatatatttttgtatatgttTGAGATTTCTTGCatccaaatttttatttgtttttccttcGAATTGACGATTTATCTAATGCCATTTTCTAAACAGTGAATGTTGATTTTGCTTGCCtgattgattttttaatatatgtcACGTGATAATTATCATGTCAATATTTTTACTGTATCAGCATAATCAATATCACATCATCACATAATTAATGTTACGTCAACAGTAAATATTACgtcaatttgataaaaatgtcatgtcaacataattaatgataaaaatttaacagaGTTAGAATtagatattaaaattaatagattgaaaaaatacaatgactcaatttacataaattatcatataaaaattgaatcttttttttttttataaaatacaagaactaattatataatttgataaaacAAGTGGGAACAAACTCAACAAATAAACCTGCTATAAAAAAGCCTTTATACGTGGGATATTAGTCCAGTATCATTTAGATAATAAACCTTGAATAATATGAACTTCACAAGTAAATATATCAGTGGAGCTCAAACTGTACTCATGAAAGTCAATTTGACGTTGATATATGTTGAATTTTCtggaaaaaaaagatgaacaGCTGCAAAATATTCAAGCtcaaaggaagaagaaagtagtggaagaaagagaaaaatggaCAATCAAGAAAAAAGGTGCAATCAAGAAAAAAGGTGCAGTACGGCATTTAAAATAGTCTGCCTACAGATGcagaagaataagaagaaaGCCAATAGAAACATAACACTTGGCCATTCATTCAATTACCAAGACCCAACAGCGATTTCAACACCAAGCATTCAAGCAGCCAATAACAATTGGACACATGCTGGCAGCTCGACTTTTACAatcaaagaaatagaaaatgcTAATTAGAGCTGTCAATATGAGCTACCATATCCTTGTGcgttaaaaaaatatgaattagATCGAAtcaattcattttttatatggaTTATCAAAATCTCAACTCAGCCCATCTCTTGTTAATTCATGAATTGGGTTGAGTCagtctatttttttttttttacaaaaaaaattatttttataattttacttaataaattttttattaataaattattttatgatttaatttataaattaaaattattaatttgataagtaaagattaagcacattgaaatatataaaataagtaatattattagtaactaaattattaattttatatagttaaatatataaaattattaaattaattaaaattattaatttttttagccCATAGGGTTGGCCCGCCCCAACCCACCTCAACCCACTAATTTGGTGAGCTGGTCCATCTAGGCCCGGTTTTAATATGGGCATAAATTTTCAAACCCAGCCTATctcatattaaataaaaaatagaccGACCCAATGATTCAAGCTCATTTTGACAGGTATAATGCTAACGACCagtaataaaagataaaaggtAAAATACCTTAATCTTATTAagattttatcataattttacacgagtttattaatatttaaaaataaacaatcaattttaaaagaatatttttcattagatATATAAGTCCTACCGTTAGTCAATCATCAATGATTTCGTTAGATTGATAGtgtgataatatttttaaaatttttttatcatttattaattttaaaattactattatataaaatacaatttttttcatttttacgATTTCTTTCTCCCTCTACCTAAGCATTCTTTCACTAAATTTTCTCCACCATGGACAACGACAATGACAAACGACGACAATGGCTACAACAATGGCTTACGACATAGCAAGTGTTGATTGAATGTTTCCTGACTGATCTAGCGGCAAGAATGTTGGATCGAACGTTCCTTGACCAAATCCGGTAGCGAGAATGCTAGATCTGGCCAACTAGGAAGCACCAAATTTGGCATTCTCACAACACTAGGGAGCGTTGGCGAGAGCGATCGTGTTGGAAAGGTTCAATCTAGCACTCCCTGACTAGATCCAACCATGGAAACGCTAGATTTAGAGCTTTCATGGCCAAATATGGTCGAAGAGTGCCAGATCGGGCATTCTTGCGAGGGCAGGGAACGCTGGAAGGGTATAATCTAGCATTCTCACGATCGACGTAAAGGAGCTTTGCCGGTCGGCTTAAGAGAAAGGAATATAATGGAGAAAGAATAAGAGTATTTTAGATATTTCACGTTTGCTCGTTAACGTCGTTTATACATTTGAGGCAAACTATCTATTTTGAATACTAATGACCAACGTGGAATTATTGTCAAAACTTAGGAGGGATCAGTATATtttaccaaaataaaaatacagtgatttttttttggaattgaGGGAAGGGATATTTGAACCCTACTCTTTAAGAAGAGAGCTCATACACCAACCAATTAACCAAATGCTTGGGTGCGCGATAagttaaaaaagtaaatataaaatgacattacaaaagaaattaaacagTAACACTATTTAAATGGGACACTTGTAACAACACGtgcttttcttccttcttctttcaAAATACCTTTCCCACGAAACTCCATTAAAGAACCAGAGTGAAGCTTTGACACAAGAACCAAACTCGACCCTTCAACACACCTTCTTAGGTTTTGTTTTGCACACACCCAACTTGGTCCTCAAAAGAATGAACGTTTTCTTGTTCAAGCCTTTAGTGAATATGTTAGTAATCTGATCATCAATACTGCAATGCTAAGCTGAAATTTCCTCATCTTTAACAGCTCTCTGATTGAATGAAATTTGACTTTACTATGCTTGGTTTTATCGTGTTGAATTGGATTTTTTGCAATTGAGATTACAGACTGATTATCAATGAATATAGTAGTTCCCTCATTTTTGattaaacctcaaatcaaacaaaatctTCCTAAATCCAAATAGCTTGATTTGtaattgttgttgttgctATATATTCAACCTCAATAGAGGATCGAGCTAccattttctactttttagaattccaagaaaaaaaagcacTCCCAAATGTGAAAACGTAGCCAATTATGCTTTGGAATCATTAACACTACTAGCCTAAACTATCACAATAACCAATCTCTTCATTACTCTCTTTCCTTTCAAACTTCAAGCCATACTCAATTTTGCCTTTGATGTATGTTAGTACACATTTAGCAACTGCGTAATGATTCTAAAATGGATTCTACTGAAATTGAGATAGCAAACTTGCAGTAAACATAATGTTTGGCCTTGAAGTTGTCAAATACAAAAAACTACCAATGATATTTCTATATGTTGAGCTTATAGCTTTAGGAGCCTCATCTTCCTTGCTCAATTTACAGTTTGAAGCTAGTAAAGTCTCAATTGCTTCATTGTTCTCCATGTCAAACTTTTTCAGTAACTCATTTGCATATTTACTCTGATGTATGCAAATGTAATCTAAATCTTAAATGAATTGTACGCCAAGGAAGTAATGCATTTCCCCCAAGTTTGAATTTCAAACTCTCTCATCAATTAagttttgaaatcatttaaaaCACTCATCTGAACCAATAATTAAcaaatcatcaacatataaagatataatcaacttaattgaatCATTAAAGTTGTAAACATACAGAGTAGGTTCATTAGCACTCCTTTAAAAACCTTTTGAAGTGAGAAAACAGTTAATTTGATCATACTCTATAAGCCTATTTCAGTCCATATAGAGCTTTGAACAAGCTTGCAGAGTTTCTCTTATGTTGCTAGACTAATGAAGCCTTCTAGTGGCTGAATATAAATATCTTCAGTGAGATATCCATTGAGAAAGGTTGACTTGACATCAAGATGGCAGATCTTCCAACCTTCTTAAGTTGCCAAAGCAGTAAGTAATTTGATTGTGTTTCCTAATAGTGCAAAGGTTTAAGAGTATTTCTTTACTGGTGCAAAGGTTTCCTAATAGTCAATACCATAGATTTAAGAGTATCTCTTTACTACAAGTCTTGctttaaatttgttaattgATCCATCAACATTAAGCTTTGTTTTATAGATCTATTTCACCCCAATGATGTGTTGATCAAATGGTTTATCTACCAAGATCCAGGTACCATTCTTcctaatcattttcatttcattttgcaTAGTCTGCAtccatttgttattttttacaGCTTCATTAAAGGTTGTAGGTTTAATGATAGCTATATTACACCTTGCATATACGTCCTGTAAAGACCTTGTACCTCTCACTGTAAGATTTTTATCTTCAATGTTTTCCTTTTGATGAACTTCATTCATAACTTGATCATTAATCTGATTCAAGTTTTCATAAATCTCCACTGTCAATATCTCCCAATTCTATTTCGATTTTTCATCAAACTTGGTGTCTCTACTGATAAAAATCTTCTTAGTCTCAATATTATACAACTTGTACCTTTTTGAAACATCACTATAGCCAACATGAATGGTTAACAGACTTTTCTCATcaagttttgttttcttttcatctaATATCTTTGCATAACACATACAACCAAATATTCTCAAATGTGAAACAAATGGTTTGATTCCAAACCAGGCCTCATAAGGAGTCTTATAAGCTAATGATCTAGTATATATCAAATTTAGCAGATAATTAGTTGTGTTAACAATTTCTGACCAGAAGAACTTAGGAAAAACTTTTCTAGAATAACAGATACCTTGCCATCTCCATCAGTGTCCCATTTTGTTGTGGACTGTAAGACACTATAAGCTGATATGTTATACCAATCTAAGATAAGTAATATTCAAATTCCCTAGTTGTATATTCCTTACCATTGTCAATTTTTAGAGGATTAATAGTCAAGTTCACTTGGTTTTCAACTAAGTTTTTAAACTTAGTAAAGCTTTTCAAGGCATCAGACTTGAGTTGAAGAAAATATATCCAGCTATACCTGGACACATTGTTAATGGAGTGAGATAGAATCTACTACCACTAAGAGATGAAGTTTTCATTGGACCTCTCAAAGTTGTGTGAATAAGTTACAATTTCTAAGTTGCTTTCCATTTCCTTTATTTTGGGAATGGAAGTATACTTTGCTTACCAAACCAACAAGTCCCACACATATGTTCAAACTTTGTAATATTAGACAAACCTTCAACAAGCTCTTGTGAGGCCATTTTCTACAACGACTCATAATTAATATGCCCCATCCTTTTATGCCACAATTTAGAATCAACAACAGAACTGTAAAGGGCTTTATGACATGTATTCTTCCAGTTAATTGGATAGCATTTGTTCTTCATCTCTACAGTCAACAACTGATCTCCCTTTGGATCAAATATTGTGCAATATTTGTCCTTGAATAAAAGAGCATAAAGACTTTTAGTAAGTTATCCAACACTTAGCAAATTCCAGTCAGCTTCAAGAACAAAGTAGACATTTAAATTATACTTATTACATGATTGAGTCTCAACAACAATTATCCCAGTGCCAAGAGTCTTCAAAAAGACTCAATTTCTAATCGCTACTCTTGCTCTGAAACTTATATCAGGAGCAGTAAATTGACTCTCATCACTAGTCATGTGATTTGAACAGCCACTATCAATTAATCACACACTTTTCTTGGTTAATTCACAAGCTTCTCTACCCATGAACAGGAACTCATCAAAAACCTCAGTATGATTTACAACTACAACGTTCTCATCAATGTGAGAAGCTTTGTTTTTACACACTTTCTCAACATGTCCAAGTTGATTACAAGACCTACATTTCACGTTAGGCCTATACCAACAAAATTTGGAAGAATGAGTTTTTTTCTTGTAACGTGGACAAAGAGGATATTTGTATCCTTGCTTCCCAACCTTACCATCACCAGATTTCTTGtctttgtccttttttttctcagtCATTCTTTCTCGTGCCACTGTTACAAATTTTCAGATTCTTAGTCTTAGCTACTAAGGCATTGTCAACAAATTCATCTTGCCTTAAAGCTCTCCTTTGTTCCTGTGCTTGTAAGGCATTTACAAGCTCACTCAAGGTAACCTTTGAAATATCCTCTGAATCCTCAAGAGAAGAGATCTTGGACTCAAATTTTTCTAGCAAACTCACCAGTACCTTGTTGACAATCCTCTTCTCAATCATTTCTTCCCCAAGTAGCCTAAGCTGATTAACTAACTTCATGATCTTCTCAGAAAAATCTTTAATACTTTCATCTTCACTTATTCTAAGAGCCTATTTagcttaactttttttttagcttaaaagctattatgaagcttttatgaaaaataatagcttttaaaattaagttaaaatttttcagTAAACTAtttggtaaaataaattatataagctccaattttagttaaaattaccataaagggtattcatattattttcaatcacCTAATAAACCAAAGCGaaacaattttgttttgagtttatatatgattttagatgttaaaaatcaaataaattcataaataaacGGAATAACTTTTAAACTTGTATAATAGtaatagtattagatttttttatgaagaaaaaagaaaacttttaaataGTACCTAAatatagttttaaattttggattttcttttctcttaatctttATAAGAACAAAAGAATCTTAAATTTTGCTATTTTGTTGCtaggcctttttttttttttttctagtggTCTTTATAGATAGAGATAAAGAAGAGGGAgattatgatttttcaatagTGGAGGGTGATTTGCAGAGAGAGGGAGNGGAGATGAGTGATTTGCAAAGAGAGGGAGAGGAGAGGGAGATTGATTGAGAGAGAGGGATATTTTCTAAAACACTGGTGTGTTTtcaaaagaagataatagaaagCTCATATTTGAAGCTTTTCTTTaagctttttttaaaaaaaatgtattctttaaaaaaaactactttttttaaaaagctttctttaaaatcctatttaacctaacttttacttttaatagacagataagttaaaaaaaggCAAGCCAAACAAGCACTGAGTATTTCAAACTGCTTATGTAGATTTAATAACGTCCTTATAAGTTAATTTGAGGATCACCCTTATCTTCTACATTAAAACAATAAGATAAATGTTCATAAATTTCGTCTCTTGTACCTTTTACTAAGTACATAAGAAAATCATATCCATATGTCTTTActttactaatttttttacttgttcAAGGTTCAATAATATCCTCATCatttgattttctattttctagAATTTTATCACTTTCAGTTACTAGTTCTTTAAGTCTTAGGAGTTaggattaaattaaacattgTCTCATCAAAGGTAACATCCCTTGATTTTATGactaaattaacaaaatacaaatcattggGTTTCGTCACCGTGAGACGATATACTTACTATGTTCAACATATCTTATGAATAGACATTCAATTATACTTTCACCCAATTTCTTATTCTTTGATTCTGTAACTTTTACTATTACTCAATATCCTTAAactcttaaataattaaggtttggttttttttttatttcagaaCTCATAAAGAgtaattttactctttttgaGCGAGACTCTATTTAGTATATGACAAGcgattaataaaattttgctCAAACACCCCTTTCATAAACCAAAATTAGAAAGGAT containing:
- the LOC18608328 gene encoding chaperone protein dnaJ 20, chloroplastic, encoding MNCSFASSLSDAKPFLSHVRSHKPQGKPILTAFSCRACEKDQSTNFYKVLSLNSNQASIDEIKKAYRTMGLQHHPDVCHPFKKDESTRMFVQLHAAYKTLSDPVLREEYDCILSSRNFEGKFRADFADHYSRIRWQEQIQELKRRSSYRMEQKEISWGNRMRAKNNEKRDK